Genomic segment of Salvia hispanica cultivar TCC Black 2014 chromosome 2, UniMelb_Shisp_WGS_1.0, whole genome shotgun sequence:
TGAATGAACAATCGTTTTCCCAAAACGAATCAACTTGTTAGATGGCCTACCATATGAGACAGAAAGACGTCGCAAACAAGGCAGGAACCAAAAAAAAGGCGACGTCATAATTCAAAACCTTATTCAAGGACCACCTAGAATAGGTCCACGAAGATGAAGAACAGACTTGTCGACATTGGTCAGTTCAATATGTTGGAATAGAAGTCATTATCGTAGGGTGTCTTTGTGCCCAAAGATTGAAGGTAGTGATGAGTTGGATGTGGCCCAGTCGGCCAGAAGTCTGAGGAAGAGAAGGGCACACCTTCAGGGATTGCATGATACATAGGTTGGATGATGTTGGAACTGTTCTCATGTAGTTGATGGTGTAACTGAACTGATTCTTGATTGCACGAATCCCAGGAATTGCTTGACAGAAGAGAGAGAGCACGACGATATTCTGGTGCTGCATCTAGGGAAGAGATCAAAGATCCCTTGCCACCTGCAATGGCTGAgagagtcatatttttttaaacaaccTACTTAGGTTCAAGTTTGTTTAATGTGGATTTTGCAAGTTTCCTTATTTCTAACTGTATTATCAAGACAAGTTATATTAAACAGTTCAACAAATGCAGCACAATTGACATAGCGCCTTGTATGAAGTGTGTCAGCACAGTTGGAAGAAGAGCTATATAATCACAAACTGTAATTGTGAGATATTATTCGTTGAAGTAAGAGAAATAGACCTGGATTCAAAACCACTGGCTGTGTATGATTTGCTGCTGAGAGACCATTCGCTGCATTTTGCATATTGATGGTTTGTGGCAGCCTGATTCCTGGCATGTGCAACTGTTCATCGATACCTTCATCTCCTTCAGACTTCAACAAACACCCTTTGGGTAGTGCGAATTTGGAGTTGTTCCAACTAGAATTTGCAGTGGTCCTCGAGTGAGCAAGTGGGGAATTGTTCAGCATGAAACTCATCGGTTGGGTCCCTCCTGCACATTTTCATGGAAAATATCCCACAAATCAGgcttggattttatttttgatggACTGAATGTTGACTATAAATTTACACACACATAGGAAACTGAAGACAAGTAATTAGAGTATGATAACGATAGCAAAAAACTAGCTAGAATTAAGCAAGAATTTTAGTAGCACCAGCTCAAATCAAAGACGACAGAGGATTTCTCCCAAATGCCTTAGTGTTCTGACTTTTTGTATGTCAAGAGCTAAAAGTGATCTTGGAAGAGTGAATTTTTTCAAGGAATAAAAGTTTCATGTACGAATAAGATAAAGATCCagaatttgaattataatcaTGTTGAGAGATGGTCCAATACCATAGAATGGGGTTGACAGCCTAGGCAAATTGAACTGGATGGTTTCCTGCTGTGGCTTACGACGCCTTGCATTATGATCAGAAAGCCTTCTTCGACAACTGCGCTTCTTTTCATCGAACTCTGACAAGCTATGAAACCTTCACAGTAAGAAGCAGCATTAAGCTTATAGTGCAACAACAGTTGtatgtattttgttgaaaaCGGTCTTTTTCTGTGAGTGATTTACCTGCTGCACTGCTGGCAAAACCGGCGTTCACAGCCTCCAACCGTAACCTTTGGGCACTTTGAATGGCTGTCACAAACTCTATGCTTCCGGTGATATTCTTTCGCCAGTGAAAGATCAGTGTTACAGCCCTCGACTTGGCAACATATAGGACTATTCTGAGCAGATGATTTAGTTTTCTTTGGTGTagtggcggtggcggtggctgGAGCAGGCATGGCAGAAAAGGAAGTGCTCTTAGCAGTACCTCCACCTCCGGTGTTCTCAAAATATGTCCGCTTTCCCAGCTTCAATCCGAGCAATGCTTCTGCGTCTGGAGTTGAGGAAGTTCCAGAAAGCTCGATTCCTTTCATCTCAATCTTCTTGCTGAAGTTCCCAAAAGAGCCCTCGGATGTAGTGAACGTTAAGATGGAAGTCTGCATCCTATCCTTGCAGGATGAGTCGGTAGAAGCTGATATCGAGCTCTTGGCTGAAGAACCATGCCTACTACCATCAGAGCCACCACCGCTGTTACCATTACAAGCAGCAGCAGAGAGATTGAAGGATCCACCATGGATCTCTCCACCATCCACAATTGTCCAATCCGCTAACTGCAGATTCTTCGGACTCTCAATCCCCTTTGAACCAAACGCGACTAAGTTTTCCCAATCCCACTTCGCATTCCACTCCATCTCCATGAAGGGGCTCATCAAACAACTCAATTAACTCGAGGCTGCATCATAAACCGGAAGCGAGATCTGCCAGTTACAAACCACCACCACTTAAAACATGCTGAAATCAAACTACGGTAAACAAGAAGATATGAGAATTCATCGCCTCCGTGGCAAAACGACAACCCCCCTTTCAAGAATTCGACTAAATGGCAAGAAAACACAGGAAGCAAATTTCAAGATGAACTCTTTAACATCAACAGGAGTCTATCAAGTCATTTGAACTACCAAAAACTCAAATAGACAGAGATATCTGCAGCAAAATCTGTTCTTGATTTCCAATCTACAACCACAGCTCCTAAGTATCTCaccaaccaacaaaaaaacagaaataactAAATGCAACACACAGTTTACAAcccaaaaaaacaacaattccTCAGTtctatgattaaaaaattagaaagtgaaaCTCTTCTCCCTGCTGTAAAAGCACCGGATCAGAAAAAGTGatgtgaaaaaagaaaaggaagtaCTACCCGACCACTACTCAATCgccataatataaataaaaatatagtagaaagCAGAATCCACAAATACAACTTGACCCCAATTgcataaatattcattaataaggtgaagaagaaaataaaagtctAATTTCTAAAAGTCTCTTTCAAAGCCTTTCCATACCTACCTGGCTGGCTACCTCAAAAATCCCAAACGAAtaaatgaaaagtaaaaataatgaacaaaattaaaaatgcaaacttTGCTTGTTACTATAGATGATTTTGTTACCCTTAACAGCATACTGATATTATGATCTGCCTTTTTTTCAGTGCACTAACAAATCTCATTtcaaaaaactgaaaaaaagaaaaaaaaatggaactgGAGGCTGAGATGGGAAAGATATGGTCCCCATCtagggttttttttattggaattaacaACAGAAAGCAGAAGGAGAACTTTTCCCACAGCAAgcagaaaatattttatttatgcaaaattaataaaattgaaaagcatatttcatCTCCAATTCCCTAATAAAAGCTGAGATTTAAAGGCATTCTTTTAGCACAGATTCGAATGTGGAAGGTTTAGCTTGAAATGAGAGTATGGTAGCTAGCAGAAAATCTGTCTGCAATTTATCCTAAAATAGGCAATGAAAAAATCAGAAAGCAATGATTTTGACTCGAGTAGCGcagaattagaaaaaaaaaagtttaacaAGAAAGgaaatgtagagagagaggaagTGTTTACCTTGTAACCAATATAGAAGTGGAATGAGagcaccaaaatcaaaataaaagtaagaatATGAATGTGTGAATAACCCAGCAGATAAATAGTAATGCTCTGTCTCCTGACAGAGTTGCTGATTTAACAATGGAGGGTTTGGGAGTGGGGTGGGGTGGGGTGGGGTGTGGGGTGTGGGGGTGTCCTTCAATCATGGTGTTTTAACTATTTGTAACAAGTATTCACACCCATTggatttctcattttttttacatagattttaaaaaatattaaaaaaaaagttgagtaAAATATAAGTCTCACTTTTGTATACTATTTCCTCTgtttcaaagaaaataacCTCTTCCTTGATAGAATAAAgttatataaaatctcgtgccgttCAAGGTTCCTtggacggcacgagattttatgtaactttattttgagtattaagcgaagagagtaaagtaaaagaaaatgaatagagtagaaataaatgtgtttacatttttttgtgattgcgagtgaaatgagttagtggagagtgagaccctattactatttatgataaaagtgaaccgggactacTATTTGCAGACagacaaaaatttaaaaaatgatactcctatTCTCAGACAAAAGGAGCATTGAGTAAGAATAATTGATGccaaaatatatttctctaaatatttggaaattgaaaatactTAATACTATTACAATAATACTCTAATATACCTTTAtagtgaatgaaaaaaaattccctccgtcccactttagtaGTCTAAGTTAGTTTAGTCTGTCCCGCATTAGGAATCCCAATTAGAATCTTCAATTAATAgccacacattccactaacattttatttatagaacTAATACGGAGTAGtgtataaaaatgaaatcaatattccactatatttttttcaccaattttttctttataattcttaaaacttgtcCAAAAGTCAATAGCACTACAaaagtggacggagggagtaaaaaaacCAGAAAAATATGGGCCATAAAACataattggaatatttttaataattgacaTATATAGTTATTTTCAATTCCTAATAAGAATAATGATATATTAGAAATTCTTGTAATATTTATACATgacaaatatcaaaattaaatcatgaaagaTAATCACAAAATAGTAGCATTATTTTAACCGAATCAACATGGTAAACAAAATATACCTTTTCCATCCCATTAAAGATAACAACTTTCTTTAATGATATTAGGATTTTAGGTG
This window contains:
- the LOC125207787 gene encoding squamosa promoter-binding-like protein 12 isoform X1, producing the protein MSPFMEMEWNAKWDWENLVAFGSKGIESPKNLQLADWTIVDGGEIHGGSFNLSAAACNGNSGGGSDGSRHGSSAKSSISASTDSSCKDRMQTSILTFTTSEGSFGNFSKKIEMKGIELSGTSSTPDAEALLGLKLGKRTYFENTGGGGTAKSTSFSAMPAPATATATTPKKTKSSAQNSPICCQVEGCNTDLSLAKEYHRKHRVCDSHSKCPKVTVGGCERRFCQQCSRFHSLSEFDEKKRSCRRRLSDHNARRRKPQQETIQFNLPRLSTPFYGGTQPMSFMLNNSPLAHSRTTANSSWNNSKFALPKGCLLKSEGDEGIDEQLHMPGIRLPQTINMQNAANGLSAANHTQPVVLNPGGKGSLISSLDAAPEYRRALSLLSSNSWDSCNQESVQLHHQLHENSSNIIQPMYHAIPEGVPFSSSDFWPTGPHPTHHYLQSLGTKTPYDNDFYSNILN
- the LOC125207787 gene encoding squamosa promoter-binding-like protein 12 isoform X2, with product MSPFMEMEWNAKWDWENLVAFGSKGIESPKNLQLADWTIVDGGEIHGGSFNLSAAACNGNSGGGSDGSRHGSSAKSSISASTDSSCKDRMQTSILTFTTSEGSFGNFSKKIEMKGIELSGTSSTPDAEALLGLKLGKRTYFENTGGGGTAKSTSFSAMPAPATATATTPKKTKSSAQNSPICCQVEGCNTDLSLAKEYHRKHRVCDSHSKCPKVTVGGCERRFCQQCSSLSEFDEKKRSCRRRLSDHNARRRKPQQETIQFNLPRLSTPFYGGTQPMSFMLNNSPLAHSRTTANSSWNNSKFALPKGCLLKSEGDEGIDEQLHMPGIRLPQTINMQNAANGLSAANHTQPVVLNPGGKGSLISSLDAAPEYRRALSLLSSNSWDSCNQESVQLHHQLHENSSNIIQPMYHAIPEGVPFSSSDFWPTGPHPTHHYLQSLGTKTPYDNDFYSNILN